A segment of the Pseudomonas serboccidentalis genome:
TCCGCCTGGCTGGGTCGCGACGTGTACATCAAGCGCGATGACCTGACACCGCTGGCCATGGGCGGCAACAAACTGCGCAAACTCGAATACCTCGCCGCCGATGCCCTCGCCCAGGGCGCCGACACGCTGATCACCGCAGGCGCCCTGCAATCGAACCACGTGCGCCAGACCGCCGCGCTGGCCGCCAAATTGGGCCTGGGTTGCGTGGCCCTGCTGGAAAATCCGCTGGGCACCGACGATAGCGATTACACCGGCAACGGCAATCGCCTGCTGCTGGACCTGTTCGACACCAAGGTCGAACGGGTCGACAACCTCGATAATGCCGACGAACAACTGGCCGCCCTCGCCGTGCGTCTGCGCAGCAATGGCAAAAAACCCTATCTGGTGCCGATCGGTGGCTCCAATGCACTGGGTGCGTTGGGCTACGTGCGCGCCGGCCTGGAACTGGCCGAACAGATCAAGGACACCGGCCTCGATTTCGCCGCCGTGGTGCTGGCCTCGGGCAGCGCCGGGACCCACAGCGGTCTGGCGCTGGCATTGAGCGAAGCCTTGCCACAACTGCCGGTGATCGGCGTGACCGTTTCGCGCAGCGAAGAAGATCAGCGCCCGAAAGTGCAGGGTCTGGCCGAACGCACGGCGGATCTGCTGGGCGTGAAATTGCCGGAGCACTTCAAGGTCGAGTTGTGGGACGAATACTTCGGCCCGCGGTATGGCGAGCCGAATGCCGGGACCCTGGCGGCGGTGAAGCTGTTGGCGAGTCAGGACGCGGTGCTGCTCGATCCGGTGTACACCGGCAAGGCCATGGCCGGTTTGCTCGACGGCATCGGGCGTCAGCGCTTCGACGATGGCCCGATCATTTTCCTGCATACCGGCGGGGCCCCGGCGTTGTTTGCCTATAGGGATTTTCTGTAACCGGAAGATCAAAAGATCGCAGCCTGCGGCAACTCCTACAGGAGTACGCATTCCAAATGTAGGAGCTGCCGCAGGCTGCGATCTTTTTCGCGAACAACACATATTCCACAAAGGAATATCATTTCAAATATTAAGTATTTTCAAGTCTAACGCAGACATCTTATAGTCTCGCCGCAGGCGAATTTCGCGCAAGACGCATAAGCTGCTTTAGGGCACGATAACGCAGTCGTTCAAATCCCGAATTCGCCAACTTTCCTTAAGCGTCTTCCATAAGAAAACACAGGGGCTTGTCATGAATTTTTCCGCACTACGTCGCAATCTGCTGGTAGGTTCGCTGGGCCTTGCACTGAGCGCCGGCCTGATCGGCCAGGCAACTGCCGGTGAACAGCTGAAGCAGATCAAGGACAAAGGCGTTATCAACGTCGGCCTGGAAGGCACTTACCCACCGTTCAGCTTCGTTGACGAGAACGGCAAACTCTCCGGTTTCGAGGTCGAACTCTCCGAAGCGCTGGCGCAGAAGCTGGGTGTCAAAGCCAAGGTTCAACCCACCAAGTGGGACGGCATCCTCGCCGCGCTGGAATCCAAGCGCCTGGACGTCGTGGTCAACCAGGTGACCATCTCCGACGAGCGCAAAAAGAAGTATGACTTCTCCGAGCCCTACACCGTTTCCGGGATTCAGGCGCTGGTGCTGAAGAGCAAGGAAGCCGCGCTGAACATCAAGACCGCTGCCGACCTGTCCGGCAAGAAGGTCGGTGTCGGCCTGGGCACCAACTACGAACAGTGGGTCCGCGCCAATGTGCCGGGCGCTGACGTGCGCACCTACGACGATGATCCGACCAAGTTCGCCGACCTGAACAATGGTCGCACCGACGCCATCCTGATCGACCGTCTGGCCGCGCTGGAATACGCCAAAAAAGCTCCGAAAACCGTAGCCGCTGGTGAAGCCTTCTCCCGTCAGGAGTCCGGCATTGCCCTGCGTAAAGGCGAACCGGAGCTGCTGGCTGCGGTGAACAAGGCCCTCGACGAACTGCGTGCCGACGGTACCCTTGAGAAGCTGTCCAAGAAATACTTCAACGCTGACGTCACTAAATAATGGAAGAAGCTTTCCAACTCGCACTCGACTCCGCGCCCTTCCTGCTCAAGGGCGCGTACTTCACGGTGATCCTCAGTCTCGGCGGCATGTTCTTCGGCTTGCTGCTGGGCTTTGGGCTGGCGTTGATGCGCCTGTCGCGCTTCAAATCGGTCAGTTGGCTTGCCCGGATCTACGTGTCGTTCTTTCGCGGCACGCCGTTGCTGGTGCAGCTGTTCGTGATCTATTACGGCTTGCCGCAATTGGGTCTGGAACTCGATCCGCTGCCAGCGGCCCTGATCGGCTTCTCGCTGAACATGGCCGCTTACGCCTGTGAAATCCTGCGTGCCGCGATCGGTTCGATCGAACGGGGTCAGTGGGAAGCCGCTGCGAGCATCGGCATGACCCGCGCGCAGACCCTGCGCCGGGCCATCCTGCCGCAGGCCATGCGCACGGCGTTGCCGCCGCTGGGCAACAGCTTCATTTCGCTGGTCAAGGACACGGCACTGGCCGCCACCATTCAGGTGCCGGAACTGTTCCGTCAGGCACAGCTGATTACCGCCCGGACTTTCGAAGTCTTCACCATGTATCTTGCCGCCGCGCTGATCTACTGGATTCTGGCCACGGTGCTGTCGCACCTGCAGAACAAGTTGGAAGAGCGGGTCAATCGGCACGACCAGGAGTCCTGACCCCATGATTGTCGTGGAAAAACTGACAAAGCAGTTCAAGGGTCAAGAGGTGCTCAAAGGCATCGATCTTGAGGTGAAAGAAGGCGAGGTCGTGGCCATCATCGGCCCCAGCGGTTCGGGCAAGACCACGTTCCTGCGCTGCCTGAATTTCCTTGAGCAACCCACCAGCGGCCGGATCAAGGTCGGCGATATCGAAATCGATACCAGCCGCCCGTTGAGCCAGCAGCAAAGCCTGGTGCGCAACCTGCGCCAGCACGTGGGTTTCGTGTTCCAGAACTTCAACCTGTTCCCCCATCGTACCGCGCTGGAAAACGTCATCGAAGGGCCGATCGTGGTCAAGAAGATGCCGCGCGAACAAGCCACCGCCTTGGGCATGAAACTGTTGGCCAAAGTCGGTCTGGCAGGCAAGGAGGACGCTTATCCGCGTCGCCTGTCCGGCGGTCAGCAACAGCGCGTGGCGATTGCCCGGGCGCTGGCGATGGAGCCGGAAGTGATCCTGTTCGACGAGCCGACCTCGGCCCTCGACCCGGAACTGGTCGGCGAAGTACTGGCGACCATTCGCGGCCTCGCTGAAGAAAAGCGCACCATGGTCATCGTCACCCACGAAATGGGTTTTGCCCGCGACGTGGCCAACCGGGTGGTGTTTTTCGACAAAGGCGTGATCGTCGAGCAAGGTGAAGCCAAGGCGTTGTTTGCCAACCCGAAAGAACAACGCACCAAACAGTTTCTCAGCAAGTTTCTGAATCACGCCTGAGCAACTTGATGCAAACCATTAACTTCCATGGATGGAAGTTATCTTCATCTCTCCCGCCAAAACATTAAAACCTTTCAAACAACTACATCTATGTTCTGCAACAGATAAGAACAATCTGCGACGTACCTGTGCATGTGGATAAAGGTTTAAACCGGCTTGCCCGAAAACAGCTGAAAATCCGTAAAAACCGTAGTTCCGTTCGCCAAAACAGCTAGGCAGCCCGCCTTGCCAGCGTAGGAAGTTTCTGATTAGCTCGTAATTTACGGATTAACTAATCCGGACCATTGACACTCTTTCGCGCACCCTCTTATCTAGTCGCCAACCGGCACCAATTAGTTGAATCATTCCGTACTCAACCAGAACAAAAGTTCACAGTTGTATTACCGATTCATCACGCCTTTTGTTTTTTCAAGAAACGGAATTCGCTGCAAGACTTCAAGGAGAGAACCCGATGACCCGCACTTCGCCTACCCCCGAACTGGCAGCGCCGAACCTGGCATCCGCGCAAAAAAACGCCATCAACCTGGCCGCCGCCGCTCATCTGCTGATCGATGTCCTGCCCTACCCCGGCATGGACGTCGGTGACCTGATCGAACTGTTCTGGAACAACTGCTACGTCGCCTCCCGGGTATTGACCAGCGAAGACCTCGGCGCCTCGGTCAGTCTGCGGGTTCCGGAAAGTTTCATTGCCAGTGGCACCGCACGCATCCACTACCGGATCATGCAGGTCGGTCAGGGCCCGGCGCTGTCGGCGGCAACCCGGGTGCAGGTCAAACTCGACTGCCCCGGTGGTCAGCCTTCGACGTTGTGCGGTGACGAGAATCAGCAACTGGCGCCGGTCACGCTGCCCGACACCATCCGCCGCCAGGGGGTGAACCCCAATCAGATCAAACGCGGCGTCCCGCTGACCATCGAGCCCTACCTGAACATGGCCGAGGACGACGAAATCACCTTGCGCTGGGGCGATGTACGAATGGACCTGCCCAGGATCAGCGCAGCGGATGTCGGGCAGCCAATCCATGTCTGGGTACCCCCGGCGATCATCGTCGAGGGCGGTGAAGACCTGCGTCTGGACGTGACGTATTGCGTGCTCGACTGGGTCGGCAACAACTCTCGCTGGGCACCGCCACGGACATTGAAGATTGGCTGCGTGAATCCTTATTTGAAGGTGCCACTGCGCCAAGAGCTAAAGGCCGCTGAATCCCGCAAGAAAGAACTCTGAACCTTTGTGGCGAGGGAGCTTGTCGAATCGTCGCACCCACAATCGTTAACCAAAACGACCACGCAACCTTCTATGCATATTCCTAAAAGTTAGTTTATTTAATATTTATACACGCTTAGGGTATATGAACCGGACCACCGGACATTCTTTCGTTCGCCGCACTTTTGCGGCGTTTTTCATGAGATGTGAGGTAGGTAGTATGGTCCGGAACACAATCACCCCAGTGCAGATCGCCAGGGCATTGCGTGCAGCCAAGGAGCGGCACTGATGTCCAGTCTGGCAGACGCAAACGTCCAGTCTGATCTGGACATCGCCCCACTGTTGTTGCCCGCGCAGGTCTTGCGCAACGACGCCCAAGCCATCGAGGCCGCCCATGAGCTGGCGCAAGTCGCTCGCGTGCAGGCCGCCAAGCGCGACCGCCAGCGCAAGCTGCCGTGGGCGGAAATCGAACAGTTCACCCGCAGCGGCCTGGGCAGCATTGCCATCCCGCGTGAGTACGGCGGCCCGCAGGTTTCGTTCGTTACCCTGGCCGAAGTGTTCGCGATCATTTCCGCGGCCGATCCGGCCCTGGGGCAGATCCCGCAAAACCAGTTCGGCATCATCAATCTGGTGCTCGGCAGCGCCACTGAAGCGCAGAAAAAGCAGCTGTTCCAGAGCGTTCTGGAAGGCTGGCGTATCGGCAATGCCGGCCCGGAGCGCGGCACCAAAAACACCCTGGAATTGAAAGCGCGAATCACCGCCGACGGTGATGATTACGTGATCAACGGCCAGAAGTTCTACTCCACCGGCGCGCTGTTCGCGCACTGGGTTGCCGTCAAGGCACTCAACGACGACGGCAAGCAAGTGCTGGCCTTCGTCCGTCGAGGCACTCCGGGGCTGCGCATTGTTGATGATTGGTCGGGCTTCGGTCAGCGCACCACCGCCAGCGGCACGATTGTGCTGAACAACGTGCGCGTCGAATCGAGCCTGGTGGTCGACAACTGGA
Coding sequences within it:
- a CDS encoding D-cysteine desulfhydrase, coding for MIKQQLERFNRLDLLGQPTPLEKLERLSAWLGRDVYIKRDDLTPLAMGGNKLRKLEYLAADALAQGADTLITAGALQSNHVRQTAALAAKLGLGCVALLENPLGTDDSDYTGNGNRLLLDLFDTKVERVDNLDNADEQLAALAVRLRSNGKKPYLVPIGGSNALGALGYVRAGLELAEQIKDTGLDFAAVVLASGSAGTHSGLALALSEALPQLPVIGVTVSRSEEDQRPKVQGLAERTADLLGVKLPEHFKVELWDEYFGPRYGEPNAGTLAAVKLLASQDAVLLDPVYTGKAMAGLLDGIGRQRFDDGPIIFLHTGGAPALFAYRDFL
- the tcyJ gene encoding cystine ABC transporter substrate-binding protein, whose product is MNFSALRRNLLVGSLGLALSAGLIGQATAGEQLKQIKDKGVINVGLEGTYPPFSFVDENGKLSGFEVELSEALAQKLGVKAKVQPTKWDGILAALESKRLDVVVNQVTISDERKKKYDFSEPYTVSGIQALVLKSKEAALNIKTAADLSGKKVGVGLGTNYEQWVRANVPGADVRTYDDDPTKFADLNNGRTDAILIDRLAALEYAKKAPKTVAAGEAFSRQESGIALRKGEPELLAAVNKALDELRADGTLEKLSKKYFNADVTK
- the tcyL gene encoding cystine ABC transporter permease — protein: MEEAFQLALDSAPFLLKGAYFTVILSLGGMFFGLLLGFGLALMRLSRFKSVSWLARIYVSFFRGTPLLVQLFVIYYGLPQLGLELDPLPAALIGFSLNMAAYACEILRAAIGSIERGQWEAAASIGMTRAQTLRRAILPQAMRTALPPLGNSFISLVKDTALAATIQVPELFRQAQLITARTFEVFTMYLAAALIYWILATVLSHLQNKLEERVNRHDQES
- the tcyN gene encoding L-cystine ABC transporter ATP-binding protein TcyN — protein: MIVVEKLTKQFKGQEVLKGIDLEVKEGEVVAIIGPSGSGKTTFLRCLNFLEQPTSGRIKVGDIEIDTSRPLSQQQSLVRNLRQHVGFVFQNFNLFPHRTALENVIEGPIVVKKMPREQATALGMKLLAKVGLAGKEDAYPRRLSGGQQQRVAIARALAMEPEVILFDEPTSALDPELVGEVLATIRGLAEEKRTMVIVTHEMGFARDVANRVVFFDKGVIVEQGEAKALFANPKEQRTKQFLSKFLNHA
- a CDS encoding SfnB family sulfur acquisition oxidoreductase produces the protein MSSLADANVQSDLDIAPLLLPAQVLRNDAQAIEAAHELAQVARVQAAKRDRQRKLPWAEIEQFTRSGLGSIAIPREYGGPQVSFVTLAEVFAIISAADPALGQIPQNQFGIINLVLGSATEAQKKQLFQSVLEGWRIGNAGPERGTKNTLELKARITADGDDYVINGQKFYSTGALFAHWVAVKALNDDGKQVLAFVRRGTPGLRIVDDWSGFGQRTTASGTIVLNNVRVESSLVVDNWKINEKPNTQGAVSQLIQAAIDAGIARGAIDDAIEFVKTRARPWIDAKVERASDDLYVIADIGRLKIELHAAEALLRKAGQVLDQVHAAPLTAESAARASIAVAEAKVLTTEISLLASEKLFELAGSRATLAEFNLDRHWRNARVHTLHDPVRWKYHAVGAYRLNGTLPARHSWI